In Miniphocaeibacter halophilus, the following proteins share a genomic window:
- the glgD gene encoding glucose-1-phosphate adenylyltransferase subunit GlgD, whose translation MQKCIGVIIGGKSSNQYGSLCETRPAYMLPYGGRYRLIDFTLSNLANNDFSNVILYGGRNIRSTLDHVGNGAPWELNRRRSGLVIFPAVVGPDGMNSNQLETLNETMTFYEEAKEDYLYVVDPMLIDKEDLTDTYDRFIEEDYDVLLFYTNKEDGLGKHIGEKKLIFNSQGELVNIGTNLGTQEKFSLLTKVGFIKKEVFINLVKSSIEKGDAKDLTEAIANNCSRLKIGLHEEKENVEIIRGLRSFYDSNMKLLETQFYDDIFYKNGVLLTKSKDEPSTLYSDESKVSNSLIANGCIIEGQVENSIIFRGVKIGKGAIIKNSILFQKTEIESDAVIINTITDKYVTVKSGVSIVGSQNLPYVIAKNLVVEK comes from the coding sequence ATGCAAAAATGTATAGGTGTTATTATTGGTGGAAAATCATCAAATCAGTATGGATCTTTATGTGAGACTAGACCCGCATATATGCTACCTTATGGTGGAAGATATAGATTAATTGATTTTACTCTATCAAATTTAGCCAATAACGATTTTTCAAATGTTATATTATATGGTGGCAGAAATATTAGATCAACATTAGATCATGTGGGAAATGGAGCTCCTTGGGAGTTAAATAGAAGAAGAAGTGGACTTGTAATATTTCCGGCAGTAGTTGGGCCTGATGGAATGAACTCGAATCAACTGGAAACTTTAAATGAAACGATGACATTCTATGAAGAAGCTAAAGAGGATTACTTATATGTAGTAGATCCAATGCTTATTGACAAAGAAGATCTTACAGACACTTACGATAGATTTATTGAAGAAGATTACGATGTGTTACTATTTTATACCAATAAAGAAGATGGGTTAGGAAAACATATTGGTGAGAAAAAACTGATTTTTAATTCTCAGGGAGAATTAGTAAATATTGGCACTAATTTAGGTACTCAAGAAAAGTTTTCATTATTGACTAAGGTTGGGTTTATAAAGAAAGAAGTATTTATAAATCTAGTTAAAAGCTCAATAGAAAAAGGAGATGCTAAGGACTTAACAGAAGCTATTGCCAATAATTGTAGTAGATTAAAAATTGGATTACATGAAGAAAAAGAAAATGTGGAAATAATACGTGGCTTAAGAAGTTTTTATGATTCTAATATGAAATTATTGGAAACACAGTTTTATGATGATATTTTTTATAAAAACGGTGTTCTTTTAACAAAATCTAAAGATGAACCTTCAACCTTATATAGTGATGAATCTAAAGTTTCTAATTCATTAATAGCTAATGGATGTATTATTGAAGGACAAGTAGAAAATTCTATAATTTTTAGAGGAGTTAAAATTGGAAAAGGAGCTATTATTAAGAACTCCATCCTATTCCAAAAAACAGAAATTGAATCTGACGCTGTAATAATTAACACAATAACAGACAAGTATGTTACAGTTAAGTCAGGAGTATCAATAGTAGGAAGTCAAAATCTTCCTTATGTAATAGCGAAAAATTTAGTAGTGGAGAAATAA
- the glgA gene encoding glycogen synthase GlgA yields MNILYCTSEAVPFIKTGGLADVAGSLPLEMKRQGHDIRVVLPLYGKIPLEYKSEMNYIGYFYVDLGNAHEYAGVMELEHEGVKFYFIDNERYFNRSKIYGEGDDGERFLFFSKACVQLPKVIGFKPNIIHSNDWHTAMVNVYIKDFARGDSYYWDIKAVYTIHNLKYQGVFPADILRVAGLSPEYFNDEALKFYDAVNFMKGGIVFSDYFTTVSKNYANEIKYDYFGEGLDGVIRKHEYKLKGIVNGIDYDEWNPKKDKYLSKNYDLKTIDKKIENKREIQRIFGLEIRDDVPMFAMVSRLVEMKGLELVCYIMDELLYSEDIQVVILGTGDEKYENAFRYFEYRYPDKLRARIYYNNEEAHLIYSGADFLLMPSLAEPCGISQLIAMRYGTIPIVRETGGLKDTVKPYNEFTGEGTGFSFSNINAHDLLYTIRQAIRFYYDEKSMKNIVTSAMNEENNWEKSAKEYIELYEELVK; encoded by the coding sequence ATGAATATTTTATATTGTACATCTGAGGCAGTGCCTTTTATAAAAACAGGTGGTTTAGCAGATGTTGCTGGGTCTTTGCCATTGGAAATGAAAAGACAGGGACATGATATAAGGGTAGTATTGCCATTATATGGGAAAATACCCTTGGAGTATAAATCAGAAATGAACTACATAGGATATTTCTATGTAGATTTAGGAAATGCTCATGAATATGCTGGAGTAATGGAACTAGAACATGAAGGTGTAAAATTTTATTTTATAGATAATGAAAGATATTTTAATAGGTCTAAAATTTATGGTGAGGGTGACGATGGAGAAAGATTTTTATTTTTCTCCAAGGCCTGTGTTCAATTGCCAAAAGTAATTGGATTTAAACCGAATATCATACACTCTAACGATTGGCATACCGCTATGGTTAATGTGTATATTAAAGATTTTGCACGTGGCGATAGCTACTATTGGGATATTAAGGCTGTATACACAATACACAATTTAAAATATCAGGGAGTTTTTCCTGCAGATATTTTAAGAGTAGCAGGTTTATCACCGGAGTATTTTAACGATGAAGCCTTAAAGTTTTATGATGCAGTAAACTTTATGAAGGGTGGAATAGTATTTAGTGATTATTTCACAACAGTATCTAAAAACTATGCTAATGAAATAAAATACGATTATTTCGGTGAAGGATTAGACGGAGTAATTAGAAAACATGAGTATAAATTAAAGGGAATAGTCAACGGAATAGACTATGATGAGTGGAATCCTAAAAAGGATAAATACCTATCTAAAAATTATGATTTAAAAACAATAGATAAAAAAATTGAAAACAAAAGAGAAATTCAAAGAATATTTGGCCTTGAAATAAGAGACGACGTACCGATGTTTGCAATGGTATCACGTTTAGTAGAAATGAAAGGTCTTGAGTTGGTTTGTTATATAATGGACGAATTGTTGTATTCTGAGGATATTCAAGTTGTTATTTTAGGAACTGGTGATGAAAAGTACGAGAATGCTTTTAGGTATTTTGAATACAGATATCCAGACAAATTAAGGGCTAGAATTTATTATAACAATGAAGAAGCGCATTTAATTTATTCAGGAGCAGACTTTTTATTAATGCCATCATTAGCAGAACCTTGTGGAATATCTCAACTAATAGCTATGAGATATGGAACAATACCAATAGTAAGGGAAACAGGAGGACTAAAAGATACTGTTAAACCGTATAATGAATTTACTGGTGAAGGAACAGGTTTTAGCTTTTCTAACATAAACGCTCATGATTTACTATATACAATTAGACAGGCTATTAGATTTTATTATGATGAAAAATCAATGAAAAACATTGTAACATCTGCAATGAATGAAGAAAATAACTGGGAGAAATCTGCTAAAGAATATATCGAGCTATATGAAGAATTGGTGAAGTAA
- the glgP gene encoding glycogen/starch/alpha-glucan family phosphorylase — protein MLKFSGEELLKKIKHNLNYKLVVDRHEASSFDVYLATAEVIKDIISYPWRDTKDKFFSRKRIYYLSFEYLPEKFLARNIGLLKLGKEFNYAFNQLGYTFKEILENDTTSRLGGESLGRFSFSFLDSASSVNENLMAYGMRYENGRLKQEIVDFNQVERVDTWLAAGFPWEYRKNIVYDIEFSNLKVQAQAYDIPILGYEGKTVNTLRVWSIINDNLIDVDAILRGSLNELYYNYISTKSIINFLYPEDSNIVGKKIRLGQEYFYATCSVKDILSNTKKEELDLLKIEEYVSIKMNEAHTIMAIPVFIEEYKEITGCSYEFAYEKANKIFNYTSYDDFTSKKKMWDMNLIKEICPKIIKAIEFLDEKLREVLKVRTFDLKESELKELYIINDNKVNFTNIVLFVSNSLGAISELHYKIITDGRLNTFSSIFPRKFILNRSGVSQRTWLYLANQKQSDYLCELLNEDIIKNPKCLIKLEKYKDNEKVLNELDNIKRENKLEIEKYIKNNYNIKINPYSIFDMQLKDFHEHRRQFLTALYITKLYFDLKENSSIDLADRTFFFGGMASQSYLAAKSIINYINTLAYVVNSDLTIKGKLKVVFIENLTIEKAMILIPSADINEQLSTPGIDMAGASAIKYMFNAGLTIGSRTGLNLDIRNEIGEDNIFLFGLSREELDNQFKHNYYEPTEFIKNNNELSKLIKRIRSSGNTLLKESFEKLYNLIVKYNDSFFIFKDFPAYVRAQKLVEQRYRDKFCWNNMQLVNLAHSGMFSVDYSLEEFKKII, from the coding sequence ATGTTGAAATTTAGTGGAGAAGAATTACTAAAAAAAATAAAACATAACTTAAATTATAAATTAGTAGTAGATAGACATGAGGCTAGTAGCTTTGATGTCTATCTTGCTACTGCTGAAGTTATAAAAGATATAATTTCATATCCTTGGAGAGACACCAAGGATAAATTTTTTTCCAGAAAAAGAATCTATTATTTATCCTTTGAATATTTGCCGGAAAAATTTTTAGCAAGAAACATAGGACTTCTTAAATTAGGAAAAGAGTTTAATTATGCTTTTAATCAATTAGGTTATACATTTAAAGAGATTTTAGAGAATGATACTACAAGTAGATTAGGTGGAGAATCTTTAGGTAGATTTTCATTTTCTTTTTTAGATAGTGCCAGTTCTGTAAATGAAAATCTTATGGCATATGGAATGAGATATGAAAATGGCAGATTGAAGCAGGAAATAGTGGATTTTAATCAAGTAGAAAGAGTAGATACATGGCTTGCTGCTGGTTTTCCATGGGAATATAGGAAAAATATAGTCTATGATATAGAATTTAGTAATCTAAAAGTACAGGCCCAGGCTTATGATATTCCAATTTTAGGCTATGAAGGAAAAACCGTAAACACTTTAAGGGTTTGGTCCATTATAAACGATAATTTAATTGATGTAGATGCAATTTTAAGAGGAAGCCTAAACGAATTATATTATAACTATATAAGTACTAAAAGTATAATAAACTTTTTATACCCTGAAGATTCAAATATAGTAGGTAAAAAAATCAGACTAGGACAGGAGTATTTTTATGCAACTTGTTCAGTTAAGGATATTTTGTCAAATACTAAGAAAGAAGAATTAGATTTATTAAAAATAGAAGAATATGTTTCTATTAAAATGAATGAGGCCCATACAATAATGGCGATTCCTGTATTTATTGAAGAATATAAAGAAATAACAGGGTGTAGTTATGAGTTTGCCTATGAGAAAGCAAATAAGATTTTTAATTATACTTCTTATGATGATTTTACTTCAAAGAAAAAAATGTGGGATATGAATTTAATAAAAGAAATCTGTCCTAAAATAATAAAGGCAATAGAATTTTTAGATGAAAAGTTAAGGGAAGTTTTGAAAGTAAGAACATTTGATTTAAAAGAAAGTGAATTAAAAGAATTATATATAATTAACGACAATAAGGTTAATTTTACAAATATTGTTTTGTTCGTTAGCAATAGCTTAGGAGCTATTTCAGAACTACATTATAAAATTATTACTGATGGACGATTAAATACCTTTAGTAGTATTTTCCCAAGAAAATTCATACTAAACAGAAGTGGTGTAAGTCAAAGAACTTGGCTATATTTAGCGAATCAGAAACAATCTGACTATTTATGTGAATTATTAAACGAAGATATTATAAAAAATCCCAAATGTTTAATTAAATTGGAAAAATACAAAGATAATGAAAAAGTACTTAATGAATTAGACAATATTAAAAGGGAAAACAAATTAGAAATAGAAAAATATATTAAAAATAATTATAATATAAAAATAAATCCCTATTCTATATTCGATATGCAGTTAAAGGATTTTCATGAACATAGAAGACAATTTTTAACAGCCTTATATATAACTAAACTATATTTTGATTTAAAGGAAAATTCAAGTATAGATCTAGCAGACAGGACGTTTTTCTTTGGAGGAATGGCCTCTCAAAGTTATTTGGCTGCTAAGTCCATAATTAATTATATTAATACATTGGCTTATGTTGTAAACTCCGATTTAACAATAAAAGGTAAGTTAAAAGTGGTTTTTATAGAAAACCTGACTATAGAAAAGGCTATGATATTAATTCCATCTGCTGATATTAATGAACAACTTTCAACACCGGGAATAGATATGGCAGGAGCTTCCGCTATTAAATATATGTTTAATGCAGGACTTACAATTGGTAGTAGAACAGGTTTAAACCTGGACATTCGCAATGAAATAGGGGAAGATAATATTTTCTTATTTGGATTATCAAGGGAAGAACTGGACAATCAATTTAAGCATAATTATTATGAGCCTACAGAATTTATTAAAAACAATAATGAATTGAGCAAATTAATAAAAAGAATAAGATCTAGTGGAAATACTTTATTAAAAGAGAGTTTCGAAAAATTATATAATTTAATTGTAAAATATAATGATAGCTTTTTTATTTTTAAAGATTTTCCTGCTTATGTAAGGGCACAAAAATTAGTTGAACAAAGATACAGGGACAAATTTTGTTGGAATAATATGCAATTAGTAAACTTGGCCCATAGTGGAATGTTCTCTGTAGATTATTCATTAGAGGAATTTAAAAAAATCATATGA
- the pulA gene encoding type I pullulanase produces MEINKKLGYEYTKEYTIFRIWSSSRRDITLVIYDDYRDIRRTEYKMKRDRFGLFEIKVMGDLHLKFYNYIIEGKYEITDPYSVASSINSTKSCVLDLEKTDPKGFREHKSPDNKIKDAIIYEVHVKDYSIDKSSNTKEEYRGKFLGLADLNSNYNGYSTGLKNLIDLGITHVHLMPIYDYLTVDEDSDSYLKETNYNWGYDPELFNNIEGSYSTDPENPISRIYELKTMIQRLHENGISVIMDVVYNHTYRTNDSNFNILSPGYFYRLNGNGDFSNGSGCGNEFKSESTMGRKFIIDSLVYYATEYKIDGFRFDLMALIDIETINMAIKKLREINPNIIIYGEPWMALDSPLPINERTLAGSQKEKEFAVFNADFRDAIKGDNDGNGKGYIQGDFYLKNRIEKGIAGSIDYDKSRRGFAHNATESINYFNAHDNLIIMDKLLKSVDDKENLNKIYKMVFNILFTSLGIPFFHSGNEFMRDKKMSHNSYNAPLEINGINWQLKEKNIDIYNYIAQLIKFRKTRQEFKIFKNEDIKKSLFFLPLANDGIIIYTIKKHNNRILLIIHNCNRNNFEISLKKIKKHISQSYEIYKVKDIKKVFNDHGIVNEKLEKQGFSIKMAPLETEIYEIEI; encoded by the coding sequence ATGGAAATAAATAAAAAATTAGGATATGAATATACAAAAGAATATACGATATTTAGGATTTGGTCTTCCTCACGCAGAGATATAACCTTAGTAATTTATGATGACTATAGAGATATTAGAAGAACTGAATATAAGATGAAAAGGGATAGATTTGGTTTATTTGAAATAAAGGTAATGGGAGATTTACATTTAAAATTCTATAATTACATTATAGAGGGAAAATATGAAATAACAGATCCTTATTCAGTAGCTTCTTCTATTAATAGCACTAAATCCTGTGTTTTGGACTTGGAAAAGACAGATCCAAAAGGATTTAGAGAACATAAATCTCCAGATAATAAAATAAAAGATGCAATAATCTATGAAGTCCATGTTAAAGATTATTCTATTGATAAAAGTTCAAATACTAAAGAGGAATATAGGGGGAAATTTTTAGGACTTGCAGATTTAAATTCCAATTATAATGGCTATTCTACTGGATTAAAAAATTTAATAGATTTAGGAATTACCCATGTACATTTAATGCCTATATATGATTATTTAACAGTAGATGAAGATTCAGATAGTTATTTAAAAGAGACTAACTACAATTGGGGTTATGATCCGGAACTTTTTAACAATATAGAAGGTTCCTATTCAACAGATCCGGAAAATCCCATATCTAGAATTTATGAACTCAAAACCATGATACAAAGACTTCATGAAAATGGAATATCGGTAATTATGGACGTTGTTTATAATCATACCTATAGGACTAATGATTCGAATTTCAATATATTATCTCCAGGATATTTTTATAGGTTAAATGGAAATGGAGATTTTTCAAATGGTTCCGGTTGTGGAAATGAGTTTAAGTCCGAATCTACAATGGGTAGGAAATTTATAATAGATTCTCTTGTTTATTATGCTACAGAATACAAAATAGATGGGTTTAGATTTGATTTAATGGCCTTAATAGATATAGAAACAATAAATATGGCCATAAAAAAACTAAGGGAAATAAATCCTAATATTATTATTTATGGTGAACCTTGGATGGCCTTGGACAGTCCACTACCTATAAATGAAAGAACTTTAGCAGGTAGCCAAAAGGAAAAGGAGTTTGCCGTCTTTAATGCTGATTTTAGAGATGCTATTAAAGGCGACAACGATGGAAATGGTAAGGGTTATATTCAAGGTGATTTCTACTTAAAAAACCGTATAGAAAAAGGTATAGCAGGCTCTATAGATTATGATAAAAGTAGAAGGGGTTTTGCTCACAATGCTACAGAGAGTATAAATTATTTCAATGCCCATGATAATTTGATAATAATGGATAAATTACTGAAATCTGTAGATGACAAGGAAAATCTTAATAAAATATATAAAATGGTTTTTAATATTTTATTTACATCTTTAGGTATACCATTTTTCCATAGTGGAAATGAATTTATGAGAGATAAAAAAATGTCCCATAATTCATATAATGCCCCTTTAGAAATAAACGGTATTAACTGGCAGTTAAAAGAGAAAAATATAGACATATATAATTATATTGCCCAACTTATTAAATTTAGGAAAACCAGACAGGAATTTAAAATTTTCAAAAATGAGGATATTAAAAAAAGCTTATTCTTTCTGCCATTGGCAAATGACGGGATTATAATATATACGATTAAAAAACACAATAATAGAATACTTTTAATTATTCATAATTGTAATAGAAATAATTTTGAAATTTCACTAAAGAAAATAAAGAAACATATTTCACAATCCTATGAAATATATAAAGTAAAAGATATTAAGAAGGTATTTAACGACCATGGTATAGTTAATGAAAAACTTGAAAAACAAGGTTTTTCTATTAAAATGGCTCCTTTAGAAACCGAGATTTATGAAATAGAGATTTAA
- a CDS encoding phospho-sugar mutase, translated as MDYKKVYEEWLNNDFFDSETRKELESIKGNEEEIQDRFYQSLEFGTAGLRGKIGAGTNRMNQYTVAEATQGLATTILARGKEAAEKGVAIAYDVRHFSKEFAEITASVLAANGIKVYLSDDIRPTPVLSYAIRHFKTISGVMVTASHNPREYNGYKAYWKEGSQILDDIADEILDNIGKIKNYSEIKNMDLQEAIDKGLVVYFGEELDNLYIKDMLSLTINDEEVDKDIKIVYSPLNGTGNKLVRRILKEREFNNIYIVKEQESPDPDFTTVGYPNPEDPKAFKYSIELGKEVGADILIATDPDADRTAVEVRDKNGEYVFLNGNKIGALLINYILSERHRKNNLPENSVVVKSIVTGDLGTRIAEKYNVEMIETLTGFKNVSGKANEYDITGEKTFLFGFEESIGYNYGTFVRDKDAVNSAMMIAEMAGFYKKQGKTLLDILEELFNTYGVYNERLISITLEGLDGQARIKRIMDEFRREAIKEIGNIKLDKTIDYLVDDTGMPKSNVLKYYFDDNSWYALRPSGTEPKIKVYIYSVGKTKEDSEEKLDIIEKATRGRIDSIK; from the coding sequence ATGGATTATAAAAAAGTATATGAAGAGTGGTTAAACAACGATTTTTTTGACAGTGAAACTAGAAAAGAATTAGAGTCAATAAAGGGAAATGAAGAGGAAATTCAAGATAGGTTTTACCAATCTTTAGAATTTGGAACAGCTGGATTAAGAGGAAAAATTGGTGCAGGAACAAATAGAATGAACCAATATACAGTTGCAGAAGCTACCCAAGGTTTAGCTACTACTATTTTAGCTAGGGGAAAGGAAGCGGCAGAAAAAGGCGTTGCTATTGCATATGATGTAAGACATTTTTCTAAGGAGTTTGCAGAAATTACAGCATCTGTTTTAGCGGCTAATGGCATTAAGGTGTATTTATCCGACGATATAAGACCTACACCAGTATTATCTTATGCAATAAGACATTTTAAAACCATTTCAGGGGTAATGGTTACAGCAAGCCATAATCCTAGAGAGTACAATGGTTATAAGGCGTATTGGAAAGAAGGTTCTCAAATATTAGACGATATTGCTGATGAAATATTAGACAATATCGGTAAAATAAAGAATTATAGTGAAATAAAGAATATGGATTTACAAGAGGCTATAGACAAGGGCCTAGTAGTATATTTTGGTGAAGAGTTAGATAATTTATATATTAAAGATATGTTGTCACTTACTATTAACGATGAAGAAGTAGATAAGGATATAAAAATTGTATATTCTCCATTAAATGGAACTGGTAATAAACTAGTTAGAAGGATTTTAAAAGAAAGGGAATTTAATAATATTTATATAGTAAAAGAACAAGAATCCCCAGACCCTGATTTTACTACAGTAGGTTATCCTAATCCGGAAGATCCAAAAGCCTTTAAATACTCTATTGAATTAGGAAAAGAAGTAGGGGCAGATATATTAATAGCAACAGATCCAGACGCTGATAGAACCGCTGTAGAAGTAAGAGATAAAAATGGCGAGTATGTATTTTTAAATGGAAATAAAATAGGTGCTTTGTTAATTAACTATATTTTAAGTGAAAGACATAGAAAAAATAATCTTCCTGAAAATAGTGTTGTTGTTAAATCAATAGTTACAGGTGATTTAGGAACTAGAATTGCAGAAAAATACAATGTAGAAATGATAGAAACTTTAACTGGCTTTAAAAATGTTAGTGGAAAAGCCAATGAATATGATATTACAGGAGAAAAAACTTTCTTGTTTGGTTTTGAAGAAAGTATAGGATATAACTATGGAACCTTTGTAAGAGATAAAGATGCAGTTAACTCTGCAATGATGATTGCTGAAATGGCAGGTTTTTATAAAAAACAAGGTAAAACATTGTTGGATATTTTAGAAGAATTATTCAATACCTATGGAGTTTATAATGAAAGATTGATTTCTATAACTTTAGAAGGTTTAGATGGCCAGGCTAGAATAAAAAGAATCATGGATGAATTTAGACGAGAAGCTATAAAAGAAATAGGAAACATAAAGCTAGATAAAACTATAGATTACTTAGTAGACGACACTGGTATGCCAAAATCCAATGTATTAAAATATTATTTTGATGACAATTCCTGGTATGCTTTAAGACCATCAGGTACAGAACCAAAAATTAAAGTTTATATTTATTCAGTAGGAAAAACAAAAGAGGATTCTGAAGAAAAATTGGACATAATTGAAAAAGCAACAAGAGGTAGGATTGACAGTATAAAATAA
- a CDS encoding xanthine phosphoribosyltransferase, with the protein MNPLEERIIEEGIVLPGDILKVDKFINHMIDPELFVKLADEFYERFKNKEIDKILTLEVSGIGIAFACGLKFKKPVLFAKKTVSKTLGSDVYTSQVYSFTKKINYDIMVAKEFLQKGERVLIIDDFLANGKAIEGLVDLCNQAGAKVQGIGILIEKDFQPGGKKIREEGFQLESLAIIEKFENGKVVFKESIS; encoded by the coding sequence TTGAATCCGTTAGAGGAGAGAATTATTGAAGAAGGGATTGTTCTTCCAGGGGACATCCTAAAAGTTGATAAATTTATTAATCATATGATTGATCCAGAATTATTTGTTAAACTAGCTGATGAATTTTACGAAAGATTTAAAAACAAGGAAATAGATAAAATTCTAACTTTGGAAGTTTCTGGAATAGGAATAGCTTTTGCTTGTGGATTAAAATTTAAAAAACCAGTTTTATTTGCAAAAAAAACAGTTTCAAAAACTTTAGGCAGTGATGTTTATACTTCACAAGTGTATAGTTTTACAAAGAAAATAAATTATGACATAATGGTAGCTAAAGAATTTTTACAAAAAGGCGAAAGAGTTTTAATTATAGATGACTTCTTAGCAAATGGTAAGGCAATAGAAGGACTTGTAGATCTATGCAATCAAGCAGGAGCAAAAGTACAAGGTATAGGTATCTTAATTGAAAAAGATTTTCAACCTGGTGGAAAGAAAATCAGAGAAGAAGGGTTTCAGTTGGAATCATTAGCTATTATTGAAAAATTTGAAAATGGCAAGGTAGTTTTTAAAGAGAGTATATCCTAG
- a CDS encoding FHA domain-containing protein, which yields MKFIIDLLDKFLSVKLTANLTLYELLSMIFKYVFVIIIYYFILNIIKMIYLDIKGISNMNTIANTYLKLINRKEKLPFKIQEHYFIGDNTVIGRSDQNDIVLKDRFISKKHARITKRNGVYFIEDLNSANGVFINGQRVENTIELKDKDLIDIGQVEFLFVNGEDEDEN from the coding sequence ATGAAATTTATTATAGATTTATTAGATAAGTTTTTATCTGTGAAATTAACAGCTAATTTAACGCTGTATGAATTATTATCAATGATTTTTAAATATGTTTTTGTAATTATAATTTATTATTTTATATTGAATATTATTAAGATGATCTACTTGGATATTAAGGGAATTAGCAATATGAACACTATAGCAAATACCTATTTAAAACTTATAAACAGGAAGGAAAAACTTCCTTTTAAGATTCAAGAACATTACTTTATAGGTGACAATACGGTAATTGGTAGATCAGATCAAAATGATATTGTCTTAAAAGATAGGTTCATTTCAAAAAAACACGCCAGGATTACAAAAAGAAATGGTGTTTATTTTATAGAGGATTTAAATTCTGCCAATGGAGTATTTATTAACGGTCAAAGAGTTGAGAATACTATAGAATTAAAGGACAAGGATTTAATTGATATTGGACAGGTAGAATTTTTATTTGTAAATGGTGAAGATGAAGATGAGAATTAA
- a CDS encoding FtsW/RodA/SpoVE family cell cycle protein yields MRIKSKARKKQKLSLKERFLSIGTNLTSGKLRDPATLLLWFQIFAFGLVLANDRENFTLKKLLVFVAVIVVVYVANKVVTKITDGDNYLLLIASMLFSIGVTMIYRITPTEGIKQTIWFIGGLVLFFVVYFILKSFRGWENLTILYLIGCFAMFIITLLFAGYNKGAYNWVSIFGFSFQLSEITKILYVFFIASYQLNDKFLRGTKLEKYLKYKDYLYMLISYIFIGMFFLQRDLGSAVIFFSVYIVSLFVFDYDKKIIAGNIILALIGAVAAYFIFPHIQTRFEIWIDPWADPGYKGYQIIQSLFALSAGGFFGTGLGLGQPNLIPIATSDFIFPAIVEEMGIFTGMGVLMLFMILVYRGFKISMEQQSNFFKFVALGISVLFAVQAILMIGGVLKVIPMTGITIPFVSYGGSSMVSSFMSLGVLQYCSSDIKGRMVD; encoded by the coding sequence ATGAGAATTAAAAGTAAAGCAAGAAAGAAACAGAAACTATCGTTAAAAGAAAGATTCTTAAGTATAGGTACCAATTTAACCAGTGGCAAATTAAGAGATCCTGCAACACTGTTACTTTGGTTTCAAATATTTGCTTTTGGTTTAGTACTGGCAAATGATAGGGAAAATTTCACATTGAAAAAACTGCTTGTATTTGTAGCGGTTATTGTAGTTGTATATGTAGCAAATAAAGTGGTTACTAAAATCACTGATGGTGATAACTACTTGCTTCTTATAGCTTCAATGCTATTTAGTATAGGAGTAACGATGATATATAGAATTACTCCAACTGAAGGTATTAAACAGACTATTTGGTTTATAGGTGGGCTGGTTTTATTTTTTGTAGTATATTTTATTTTAAAATCATTTAGAGGATGGGAAAATTTAACAATACTATATTTAATTGGTTGTTTTGCTATGTTTATTATTACCCTATTATTTGCAGGCTATAATAAAGGGGCTTACAACTGGGTTAGTATATTTGGATTTAGCTTTCAATTATCTGAAATAACAAAAATACTCTATGTATTTTTCATAGCATCATATCAGCTAAATGATAAATTCCTAAGGGGAACAAAATTAGAAAAATACTTAAAATATAAGGATTATCTATATATGCTAATATCCTATATTTTTATAGGAATGTTCTTTTTACAAAGGGACTTAGGTTCAGCTGTTATATTTTTTTCTGTATATATTGTTTCACTATTTGTCTTTGATTACGATAAAAAAATAATAGCTGGAAATATTATACTAGCATTAATTGGAGCTGTAGCAGCATATTTTATATTTCCACATATTCAAACAAGATTTGAAATTTGGATAGACCCTTGGGCAGATCCAGGTTATAAGGGATATCAAATAATTCAATCTCTGTTTGCCTTATCTGCTGGTGGATTTTTTGGAACAGGTTTAGGATTAGGACAACCAAACTTAATTCCAATAGCAACTTCGGACTTTATATTTCCGGCAATTGTTGAAGAAATGGGAATATTTACAGGAATGGGAGTTCTTATGTTGTTTATGATTCTTGTATATAGAGGATTTAAAATCTCTATGGAGCAACAAAGTAACTTCTTTAAATTCGTTGCTTTAGGAATTTCTGTTTTATTTGCTGTTCAAGCTATTTTGATGATTGGAGGAGTTTTAAAGGTTATTCCAATGACAGGTATTACAATTCCCTTTGTAAGTTACGGAGGTAGTTCTATGGTATCAAGTTTTATGTCTTTAGGAGTATTGCAATATTGCTCTTCAGATATTAAGGGAAGAATGGTGGATTAA